A single window of Colletotrichum higginsianum IMI 349063 chromosome 8, whole genome shotgun sequence DNA harbors:
- a CDS encoding Glycosyl hydrolase family 31, whose protein sequence is MGLHEQDGKLIFTYDAEKVWVEPWGPNSFRVRATKAREMPTEDWALLKPKKVEVGITIDDKAGTITNGNIKASITRGGKLMMWNSKGDLLLEEYSRHRRDVLDPKCSALDVEAREFLAIVNSNDYHLTARFESVDAEEKIFGMGQYQQPFLDLKGHDLELAHRNSQASVPFAVSSLGYGLLWNNPSVGRAILGRNIMSFEAKSTRALDYWIVAGDTPAEIVEAYADATGKVPMMPEYGLGFWQCKLRYQTQEELLEVAREYRRRELPIDLIVIDFFHWPLQGEWKFDPTYWPDPDAMIKELQELKIELMVSIWPTVDHKSENWDEMVEKGYLIQSDRGIRIAMNFQGDTTHFDATNPGARDYVWKKAKKNYYDKGIRVFWLDEAEPEYTVYDFDTYRYHLGSNVSIGNIYPVEYARAFYEGMEAEGQENIVNLIRCAWAGSQKYGALVWSGDIASSWGSLRNQVAAGLHMGLCGLPWWTTDIGGFHGGDPRDDKFRELFVRWFQWGAFCPVFRLHGCREPEQPQHGTTGGATCHSGAPNEVWSYGPEVYEICKKYMFLREELREYTRSLMKEAHEKGTPVMRTLFYEFPGDKETWNIGQQYMFGDKFLVCPVLEPGKRTARVYLPTLETGGKWKPLLEGTSETYEGSRWVEIEAPLDWMPVFKRE, encoded by the coding sequence ATGGGGCTTCACGAGCAGGATGGAAAGCTGATCTTCACCTACGACGCGGAAAAGGTCTGGGTTGAACCATGGGGACCCAACTCATTCCGAGTCCGAGCCACTAAAGCTCGCGAGATGCCAACCGAGGACTGGGCCTTGCTGAAGCCCAAGAAGGTGGAAGTTGGCATCACCATCGACGACAAAGCCGGCACCATCACCAATGGCAACATCAAGGCCTCCATCACCCGCGGCGGGAAGCTGATGATGTGGAACTCCAAGGGCGACTTGCTCCTCGAGGAGTACTCCCGCCACCGACGCGACGTCCTGGACCCCAAGTGCagcgccctcgacgtcgaggcccgcgagtttctcgccatcgtcaacagCAACGACTACCATCTCACCGCGAGGTTCGAgagcgtcgacgccgaggagaagatcTTCGGCATGGGGCAGTACCAGCAGCCGTTCCTGGATCTGAAGGGCCACGACCTCGAGCTTGCGCACAGAAACTCCCAAGCCAGTGTGCCGTTCGCCGTCTCGTCACTGGGGTATGGCCTCCTTTGGAACAATCCCTCCGTCGGCAGGGCGATTCTCGGTCGCAACATTATGAGCTTCGAGGCCAAGTCCACACGGGCCCTTGATTACTGGATCGTGGCCGGCGACACCCCGGCAGAGATCGTCGAGGCCTACGCCGATGCCACAGGCAAAGTCCCCATGATGCCCGAGTATGGCCTCGGATTCTGGCAGTGCAAGCTCCGATACCAGACACAGGAAGAACTCCTGGAAGTTGCGCGCGAATATCGCAGACGCGAGCTGCCCATCGACCTCATCGTCATCGATTTCTTCCACTGGCCGCTACAAGGCGAGTGGAAGTTCGACCCGACCTACTGGCCCGACCCGGACGCCATGATCAAGGAGCTGCAAGAGCTCAAGATCGAGCTGATGGTCTCGATCTGGCCAACAGTCGACCACAAGTCCGAGAACTGGGACGAGATGGTCGAAAAGGGATACCTTATCCAGTCTGACCGAGGCATCCGGATCGCCATGAACTTCCAGGGCGACACCACCCACTTTGACGCGACCAACCCTGGCGCGAGGGACTACGTctggaagaaggcgaagaagaactACTACGACAAGGGCATCCGCGTCTTCtggctcgacgaggccgagcccGAGTATACGGTGTACGACTTCGACACCTACCGCTATCACCTGGGGTCCAACGTCTCCATCGGCAACATCTACCCGGTCGAGTACGCGCGCGCTTTCTACGAGGGCATGGAGGCGGAGGGACAGGAGAACATTGTCAACCTTATCCGGTGCGCGTGGGCCGGGAGCCAAAAGTACGGCGCCCTGGTCTGGAGTGGAGATATCGCCTCGTCCTGGGGCAGTCTGCGGaaccaggtcgccgccggtcTTCACATGGGCCTCTGCGGTCTCCCGTGGTGGACCACGGACATCGGAGGCTTTCACGGCGGTGACCCCAGAGACGACAAGTTCCGCGAGCTGTTTGTGCGATGGTTCCAATGGGGTGCGTTCTGCCCCGTCTTCCGTCTCCACGGGTGCCGTGAGCCGGAGCAGCCGCAGCACGGCACCACAGGAGGCGCGACTTGCCACAGCGGCGCGCCGAACGAGGTCTGGTCGTACGGCCCCGAGGTCTACGAGATCTGCAAGAAGTACATGTTCCTCCGCGAAGAGCTCCGCGAGTACACGCGGTCCCTGATGAAGGAGGCCCACGAGAAGGGCACGCCTGTGATGAGGACGCTCTTCTACGAGTTCCCGGGCGACAAGGAGACGTGGAACATTGGCCAGCAGTACATGTTTGGCGACAAGTTCTTGGTCTGCCCCGTGTTGGAGCCCGGAAAAAGGACTGCCAGGGTTTATCTTCCTACTCTTGAGACGGGCGGGAAGTGGAAACCGCTGCTGGAGGGTACATCAGAGACCTATGAGGGTAGTAGGTGGGTTGAGATTGAGGCACCGTTGGATTGGATGCCGGTCTTCAAGAGAGAGTAA
- a CDS encoding GMC oxidoreductase gives MGSIPQDITYDFVICGGGTSGCVVAGRLAEIPGVSVLLIEAGEHNENLENVHMTGGWSQLFDKETDWNVISEKKPAVNDRQVKLSRGKFLGGCSGCNGTLCIRGSKQDYDDWGVEGWSGEEFFKYIRKAENFHGKSWFKASNDHGTDGHLNIEPHDLAPISNLIMDSMVSKGLPLDHDMFSHGNNPHGCGHAPRTVHKGLRSTAADFVTKENKRDNLHLLVETHVEKVLMENVDGQLRATGVRAVKADGSVVEIKARKEVIVSGGAYCSPNILNRSGLGAKSELEAFGIPTLVDLPGVGKNLMDHLIVFMFYETEKAGLTNDHHVYHGDNFAKTYALWKDQQAGFLSSFPFGAFAYARLDERLADSELWKSAPRAPGRDPMGLSPKQPNIEFFTTECYGGPKQFDQFPTDGKHAFSMIAELFGPRSRGTVSLRNTDAKAVPVVDANYLADPLDVEVLAEACRFGNEIIMEGNGTKGIVKGSWPSDLVHHKYTTREEWIPYVRDNATTCYHAAGTCAMGNASDPNTVVDPTLTVKGVKGLRVADCSIMPILHGGHTQMPAYGIGEKAADLIKEAWKL, from the exons ATGGGATCGATACCACAAGACATCACCTACGACTTTGTGATCTGCGG CGGTGGCACGTCCGGCTGCGTTGTTGCAGGCCGTCTTGCTGAGATCCCCGGGGTCAGTGTCCTGCTCattgaggctggcgagcACAATGAGAATCTCGAGAATGTTCACATGACAGGAGG ATGGTCTCAATTATTCGACAAGGAAACCGACTGGAACGTCATTAGCGAGAAGAAGCCTGCCGTGAACGACAGGCAGGTGAAACTTAGCCGTGGCAAGTTCCTTGGCGGATGCTCCGGTTGCAACGGCACGCTCTGCATCCGCGGCTCAAAGCAGGACTATGATGACTGGGGAGTCGAGGGCTGGAGTGGTGAAGAGTTCTTTAAGTATATTCGCAAG GCAGAGAACTTCCACGGAAAGTCTTGGTTCAAGGCCTCCAACGACCATGGCACCGACGGCCATCTGAACATCGAACCGCACGACCTCGCCCCCATTTCCAACCTGATCATGGACTCGATGGTCTCCAAGGGGCTTCCCCTCGACCACGACATGTTTTCCCACGGCAATAACCCTCATGGGTGCGGCCACGCTCCGAGGACGGTGCACAAGGGCCTGCGAAGCACCGCAGCGGACTTTGTAACCAAGGAGAACAAGAGAGATAATCTCCACCTTCTCGTGGAGACGCACGTCGAGAAGGTCCTAATGGAGAACGTGGACGGCCAGCTCAGGGCGACGGGTGTCAGagccgtcaaggccgacgGGTCAGTCGTCGAGATCAAAGCCCGCAAAGAGGTCATTGTTAGTGGCGGCGCCTACTGCAGTCCTAATATTCTCAACCGATCCGGTCTTGGAGCAAAGTCGGAGCTGGAGGCTTTCGGAATCCCTACTCTGGTCGACTTGCCCGGCGTTGGAAAGAACCTCATGGACCATCTC ATCGTCTTCATGTTCTACGAGACCGAAAAGGCCGGGCTCACCAACGACCACCACGTCTATCACGGCGACAACTTCGCCAAGACGTACGCCCTTTGGAAAGACCAGCAGGCCGGCTTCCTGTCGTCCTTCCCTTTCGGCGCTTTTGCGTACGCCCGTCTGGACGAGAGGCTTGCCGACTCGGAGCTGTGGAAGAGCGCACCGCGCGCGCCCGGCCGCGACCCGATGGGCCTGTCGCCGAAGCAGCCCAACATCGAATTCTTCACGACGGAGTGCTACGGCGGGCCGAAACAGTTCGACCAGTTCCCGACTGACGGGAAACACGCCTTCAGCATGATTGCAGAGCTATTCGGGCCCCGGTCTCGAGGCACCGTGTCCCTTCGCAACACcgacgccaaggccgtccCCGTGGTTGATGCCAACTATCTCGCCGACCCCCTGGATGTCGAGGTTTTGGCCGAGGCGTGCCGGTTTGGCAACGAGATCATCATGGAAGGCAACGGCACCAAGGGCATTGTCAAGGGCTCGTGGCCGAGCGACTTGGTACACCACAAGTACACCACCCGAGAAGAATGGATTCCCTACGTTCGCGACAATGCGACAACCT GCTACCACGCTGCCGGAACTTGTGCCATGGGCAACGCATCCGACCCGAATACTGTCGTCGACCCTACGCTCACAGTGAAGGGCGTCAAGGGTCTGAGAGTGGCTGACTGTAGTATCATGCCTATCCTCCACGGTGGCCACACGCAGATGCCTGCATACGGAATTGGAGAGAAGGCTGCTGATCTCATCAAGGAAGCATGGAAGTTGTAA
- a CDS encoding Kinesin-like protein — MLCYRLATRQQKIVKWTSVATILGYVGVIVVIWSHCTPVQRNWQVVPYPGDECTLAVANYLSLVVLNISTDMLIVSIPLPLLWAVKLSLKRKFAIGLLLCSGVFVMIAALLRCILSLKDIEGINVSTIWAIRETVCQPFTTFHRLIGKAIIVRFAHRLTLAPTSQFVGIIAVNAACIRPLFSSAHWLRSTKGSSGNNQKYTGSGDKYGHQLVTIGGGGQSVDRSGLPSKRRYNKYNMTELDNNSSEEQIVKSTESTKWPQNGGRGGSLTSKSSGQHGGIIVTTTYEVKPENKV; from the exons ATGCTCTGCTACAGGCTTGCAACGAGACAGCAGAAGATCGTCAAGTGGACCTCTGTGGCAACCATATTAGGCTATGTTGGAGTGATTGTTGTCATATGGAGCCACTGCACTCCAGTCCAAAGGAATTGGCAGGTCGTTCCCTACCCAGGAG ACGAGTGCACACTGGCCGTGGCCAACTATTTGAGCTTGGTTGTGCTCAACATATC TACGGATATGCTCATTGTCTCAATACCCTTGCCTCTGCTCTGGGCGGTCAAACTCAGTCTCAAGAGAAAGTTCGCTATTGGCCTACTGCTCTGCTCGGGCGTTTTCGTAATGATTGCAGCTCTTCTTCGTTGCATATTATCGTTGAAGGACATCGAAGGTATCAATGTCAGCACAATTTGGGCCATCAGAGAAACAGTTTGTCAACCCTTTACCACTTTTCATCGATTGATAGGAAAAGCCATTATCGTCAGATTCGCTCACAGGCTAACTCTGGCCCCTACTTCACAGTTCGTCGGAATCATTGCGGTCAACGCAGCATGCATAAGacctcttttctcctccgCGCACTGGCTGAGGTCTACGAAGGGTAGCAGCGGCAATAACCAGAAGTACACCGGGTCCGGTGACAAGTATGGCCATCAGCTCGTTACCATAGGAGGCGGGGGACAGAGCGTTGATCGATCGGGCTTACCTTCCAAGCGGCGATACAACAAGTACAACATGACGGAGCTGGACAACAACTCTAGCGAGGAGCAGATCGTCAAGTCTACCGAGTCAACCAAGTGGCCTCAGAacggcggccgtggtggtAGCCTCACCAGCAAGTCGAGTGGACAACATGGAGGAATTATTGTGACCACAACGTATGAGGTGAAGCCAGAAAACAAAGTTTGA
- a CDS encoding PAP2 superfamily protein: protein MQQQSRLQKIHGEDHEPVPKFTRDTVRSVKASWEFFLAWIRITWFDILVNSAIGGASLGIYNAPLAATRNFPVTFNGSGDIVYPQFAYPDRGWIIDTWLSALLSLLIPIVVILLAQFRVKNIWDLNNGIIGLIFSVSLGTLMQVVIKQLIGGFRPYFLAVCMPDISRAAANNKTGLNAVGFQQIMYSVDICTQPDSAKLKNAMTSFPSGHSTAAFAAYVYLFLYLNAKLKVWANYRPALWKIALTFAPLLGALLIACSLTIDQAHNWYDIVAGSAIGIAVAFGSYRGCYAAIWDWRFNHIPLQRRDQMVYFPEDGTEYRNIVFTRSGGWGQTGEEPLEKHTPSQRSSASYAAQPNAPQAGQERDTLPSQTPRTRYKYHRRNTHREGEAV from the exons ATGCAACAGCAAAGCCGACTGCAGAAGATCCATGGCGAGGACCACGAACCCGTGCCGAAATTTACGCGCGACACAGTCCGATCAGTCAAAGCCTCTTGGGAGTTCTTTCTCGCATGGATTCGGATTACTTGGTTTGACATTCTGGTCAATTCCGCGATAGGCGGCGCCTCTCTCGGC ATTTACAATGCTCCTCTCGCTGCAACTCGCAACTTTCCCGTCACTTTCAATGGCTCGGGGGATATCGTCTATCCGCAATTCGCTTATCCTGATCGCGGATGGATCATCGACACCTGGTTATCCGCGCTGCTGTCTCTACTCATCCCGATAGTCGTCATTCTCTTGGCCCAGTTCCGCGTGAAGAACATCTGGGATCTGAACAACGGCATCATCGGTCTTATCTTCTCTGTCTCGCTCGGAACGTTGATGCAAGTTGTCATCAAGCAGCTCATCGGCGGATTTCGACCCTATTTCCTTGCCGTCTGTATGCCGGATATTTCACGAGCTGCCGCTAACAACAAGACCGGACTGAATGCCGTGGGCTTCCAACAAATAATGTACTCGGTCGACATCTGCACCCAACCGGATTCGGCCAAACTGAAGAATGCCATGACCTCATTCCCATCCGGTCACTCGACAGCTGCGTTCGCAGCGTACGTCTACCTGTTCTTGTATCTCAATGCGAAGCTGAAGGTGTGGGCCAACTATCGCCCAGCGCTCTGGAAGATCGCCCTCACCTTCGCTCCGCTTCTCGGAGCACTTCTCATCGCCTGCTCACTGACCATCGACCAGGCTCATAACTGGTATGACATAGTGGCAGGCAGCGCCATCGGAATCGCTGTGGCGTTTGGTTCTTACCGTGGATGCTACGCAGCTATCTGGGACTGGCGTTTCAACCATATTCCCCTTCAGCGACGAGATCAAATGGTTTATTTCCCGGAAGACGGTACGGAGTATCGAAATATCGTGTTCACAAGATCAGGCGGATGGGGACAGACGGGGGAAGAGCCGTTGGAGAAGCACACTCCCAGCCAACGAAGCAGTGCTTCATACGCAGCTCAGCCAAACGCTCCTCAGGCGGGGCAGGAGAGAGACACTCTGCCTTCACAGACGCCACGTACACGATACAAATATCATAGAAGAAACACTCATCGGGAGGGAGAGGCAGTTTAA